In the genome of Leucobacter luti, one region contains:
- a CDS encoding LysR family transcriptional regulator produces MIDLRQLQALSAVAAEGSVARAATRLGWSQPTVDYHLRNLDRLVGADLTVRSTRGSKLTTAGTLMLERGEEILGLSDRALTDVRDLAQLGRIRLRFGTFPTAAARLLPGITSRVAELGIELDATLEELSPLVTRINQHTLDAALVYAAGGYKLPFRAEVHTTHLFTDPMLLALPSTHPAAHFRSFDRERLLSLSGDSWVMGSTPGDTLDDLVREVFLAEGHKVDVAIRTDDYSVVLGLIAAGMAVALVPSLASYHPPEGVVLRPIDDPRFARELLLAAPAGPSGPSAAVRQLAEAVRRSISALG; encoded by the coding sequence ATGATCGATCTGCGACAGCTCCAGGCGCTCAGTGCCGTCGCCGCCGAGGGTTCGGTCGCGAGAGCGGCTACACGCCTCGGCTGGAGCCAACCCACTGTCGACTATCACCTCCGCAATCTCGACCGACTGGTCGGCGCTGATCTGACGGTGCGGAGTACACGCGGTAGCAAACTCACGACCGCCGGCACCCTCATGCTGGAACGCGGCGAGGAGATCCTCGGGCTCTCCGATCGCGCCCTAACCGACGTGCGAGACTTGGCGCAGCTGGGCAGGATCCGCCTGCGTTTCGGCACGTTCCCCACAGCCGCGGCGAGGCTATTGCCCGGGATTACGAGCCGTGTTGCAGAGCTCGGGATCGAATTGGATGCCACACTCGAAGAGCTTTCCCCGCTCGTCACCCGGATCAACCAGCACACGCTCGACGCCGCGCTGGTGTATGCCGCCGGCGGCTACAAACTGCCGTTCCGCGCCGAAGTGCACACGACACACTTGTTTACCGATCCAATGCTGCTCGCCCTCCCGTCGACCCACCCGGCCGCCCACTTTCGCAGCTTTGACCGCGAACGACTGTTGTCGCTCTCCGGTGACAGCTGGGTGATGGGCTCGACGCCAGGCGACACACTCGACGATCTGGTGCGCGAGGTCTTCCTCGCAGAGGGCCACAAAGTGGATGTTGCGATCCGCACTGACGACTATTCGGTGGTGCTCGGCCTCATTGCCGCAGGAATGGCTGTGGCACTCGTGCCGAGCCTGGCAAGCTATCACCCTCCCGAAGGGGTGGTGCTCCGTCCGATCGACGATCCGCGCTTCGCGCGTGAGCTTCTCCTCGCCGCGCCAGCCGGACCCAGCGGCCCATCGGCCGCCGTGCGGCAACTGGCAGAAGCAGTTCGGCGCTCGATCAGCGCACTGGGCTGA
- a CDS encoding MDR family MFS transporter — MTPDTSPVRTPNAHDTTIDPAGMRVIWLLLVAAFVAILNETTMAIAIPALNVSLGIPPELGQWLTSAFMLTMAVVIPTTGFMLQRFTTRQVFLAAIITFIIGTAICLVAPGFPALLAGRVVQAAGTGIMMPLLMTTVMNVVPPQSRGRMMGRVGLVISLAPALGPTLSGVVLDSLGWRWLFGIILPIAIIAMLLGLKWMTNLGETKHAPIDVLSIVLSAFAFGGIVFGLSQIGGHGASSGGVHPVVVIVGGAVFLGLFVWRQLVLQKKDDALLDLRIFLSRNYVIAVIIMAIVSLSMFGTFSLLPLYLQNVAGLDPTEAGLVLLPGSVIMGLMGPVMGRIYDARGPKTLLVPGTILIAAAMFVYSTVGTHTPMWFLIVVQIAMSLGLAGSFTPLFSASLGSLDRSLYSHGSAALNTLQQVAGAVGTAVLITIYSGYLHAGEQVGLSIEDAGAPGTQAAFFTAACIALVPVVLAFFIQKPADQQVGAGH; from the coding sequence GTGACCCCTGATACCTCACCCGTTCGGACGCCGAACGCGCACGACACCACCATTGACCCCGCAGGAATGCGTGTGATCTGGTTGCTGCTCGTCGCCGCATTCGTCGCGATCCTCAACGAGACCACGATGGCGATTGCCATCCCGGCGCTCAACGTCTCGCTCGGCATTCCACCTGAGCTCGGGCAGTGGCTCACGAGCGCATTCATGCTGACCATGGCCGTCGTGATTCCCACGACCGGGTTCATGCTGCAGCGCTTCACGACTCGGCAGGTCTTCCTCGCCGCCATCATCACGTTCATTATCGGCACGGCGATCTGTCTGGTCGCTCCTGGCTTCCCGGCGCTGCTCGCTGGCCGTGTGGTGCAGGCTGCTGGTACCGGCATCATGATGCCGCTCCTCATGACGACCGTGATGAACGTGGTGCCCCCGCAGTCCCGCGGGCGCATGATGGGCCGCGTCGGTCTGGTCATCAGCCTGGCCCCTGCGCTCGGCCCGACCCTCTCAGGCGTCGTGCTCGACTCTCTCGGCTGGCGTTGGCTGTTCGGGATCATTCTTCCCATCGCGATCATTGCCATGCTGCTCGGGCTCAAGTGGATGACCAATCTCGGCGAGACGAAGCACGCGCCGATTGACGTGCTGTCCATTGTGCTTTCGGCGTTCGCGTTCGGCGGGATCGTATTCGGGCTGAGTCAAATTGGCGGCCATGGCGCAAGTTCCGGCGGAGTCCATCCGGTCGTCGTGATCGTCGGCGGCGCGGTGTTCCTTGGCCTCTTCGTGTGGCGCCAGCTGGTGCTTCAGAAGAAGGATGACGCGCTGCTCGATCTGCGGATTTTCCTGTCGCGGAACTATGTGATCGCGGTCATCATCATGGCCATCGTGTCGCTATCGATGTTTGGCACGTTCTCACTGCTCCCGCTGTATCTGCAGAACGTCGCGGGACTTGATCCCACTGAGGCGGGCCTCGTGCTGCTGCCGGGCTCCGTGATTATGGGCCTCATGGGGCCGGTCATGGGGCGCATCTACGATGCGCGCGGACCGAAGACACTGCTCGTGCCCGGCACGATCCTGATCGCCGCTGCGATGTTCGTCTACTCGACAGTCGGAACCCACACGCCGATGTGGTTCCTCATTGTCGTGCAGATCGCTATGTCGCTCGGGCTCGCAGGATCCTTCACACCGCTGTTCTCAGCCTCGCTCGGGTCGCTAGATCGCTCGCTGTACTCGCACGGCTCCGCAGCGCTGAACACGCTGCAACAGGTCGCCGGTGCCGTTGGCACTGCCGTGCTGATCACGATCTACTCAGGCTACCTGCACGCAGGGGAGCAGGTCGGGCTCTCGATCGAAGACGCTGGCGCGCCAGGCACTCAGGCCGCGTTCTTCACGGCGGCGTGTATCGCGCTTGTGCCGGTGGTGCTCGCCTTCTTCATTCAGAAGCCGGCGGACCAGCAGGTGGGAGCGGGGCACTAG
- a CDS encoding amino acid ABC transporter ATP-binding protein has product MTGLAAGNSRNTSTSTTVPVLDVQAVHKRFGDQPVLRGIDLTVAAHEVVVLIGASGSGKSTLLKTANLLEQVDDGRILLSGEDITDPRTKVDAVRARIGVVFQHYNLFPHMSVIDNVTLAARKVVGTPRAEAEATGMSLLTRIGLADKAQEFPDRLSGGQQQRVAIARAIATDPELLLLDEITSALDPQLVGEVLDLVRELKTAGSTIVMATHEMSFARRVADRVVYLKDGVIVESGTPEQIFVDPQQPETREFLRRLQDPFA; this is encoded by the coding sequence ATGACCGGGCTGGCCGCTGGGAACTCTCGGAACACGAGCACGAGCACGACCGTTCCCGTGCTCGATGTGCAGGCGGTGCACAAACGCTTCGGCGATCAGCCAGTGCTCCGTGGCATCGACCTCACCGTTGCCGCCCACGAGGTGGTCGTGCTCATCGGTGCCTCCGGATCAGGAAAGTCGACGCTGCTCAAGACCGCGAACCTGCTGGAGCAGGTTGACGACGGGCGGATCCTGCTCAGCGGCGAAGACATCACGGATCCACGCACGAAAGTCGACGCGGTGCGCGCGCGGATCGGCGTCGTGTTTCAGCACTACAACCTCTTCCCTCACATGTCGGTGATCGACAATGTGACGCTGGCCGCCCGCAAAGTCGTCGGCACCCCACGGGCCGAAGCCGAGGCCACCGGCATGTCGCTGCTCACGCGGATCGGCCTTGCTGACAAAGCACAGGAGTTCCCGGACCGGCTCTCGGGCGGACAGCAGCAGCGCGTTGCCATTGCCCGCGCGATTGCGACGGATCCGGAACTGCTGCTGCTCGACGAGATTACGAGCGCGCTGGATCCGCAGCTTGTCGGCGAGGTGCTCGATCTCGTGCGCGAGCTCAAGACCGCAGGGTCCACGATCGTGATGGCGACCCACGAGATGTCGTTTGCGCGCCGCGTTGCGGATCGTGTGGTCTACCTAAAGGATGGCGTGATCGTGGAGTCGGGCACTCCGGAGCAGATCTTCGTTGATCCGCAGCAGCCGGAGACGCGCGAGTTTTTGCGCCGCTTGCAGGATCCCTTCGCCTAA
- a CDS encoding amino acid ABC transporter permease — MSQPYTREVSSIELERRGYRRTRKRQSILVSVGSTLLFAAVIAVLLINSPGWSRVSETFFDLDVAVQAFPRVIEGLWLNIQVLFFAVIGVAIFGTLLAITRTLKGAVFTPIRLLAAGYTDLFRGIPVLLVLYLVGFGIPGLELTGRMPAQFWGAIALILCYSAYVAEVLRAGIDAVHPSQRLAARSLGLSHSKTLRLVVLPQAVRKVTPALMNDFVSLQKDVGLISALGAVDAIRAAQIEVASAYNFTPYVLAGVLFVLLSLPFIRLTDWVTARAQKREQIGGVV; from the coding sequence GTGAGTCAACCGTACACACGCGAGGTCAGCTCGATTGAACTCGAGCGCCGAGGGTACCGGCGTACCCGGAAGCGCCAGTCGATCCTCGTCAGCGTCGGCAGCACACTGCTGTTCGCGGCCGTGATCGCGGTGCTGCTGATCAACAGCCCTGGCTGGAGCCGCGTCAGCGAGACGTTCTTCGATCTCGACGTCGCGGTGCAGGCCTTTCCGCGCGTGATCGAAGGACTCTGGCTGAACATCCAGGTGCTGTTCTTCGCCGTGATCGGTGTCGCCATCTTCGGCACACTGCTCGCGATCACGCGCACGCTGAAGGGGGCGGTGTTCACCCCGATCCGGCTTCTGGCCGCGGGATACACCGACCTCTTCCGGGGTATCCCGGTGCTGCTCGTGCTGTACCTCGTCGGGTTCGGGATCCCGGGGCTCGAACTCACCGGACGCATGCCAGCGCAGTTCTGGGGCGCGATCGCCCTGATCCTGTGTTACTCGGCGTATGTGGCTGAGGTACTGCGGGCCGGCATTGATGCCGTGCACCCCTCGCAGCGGCTCGCGGCGCGCTCACTCGGGCTGAGCCACAGCAAGACGCTGCGCCTGGTGGTGCTGCCGCAGGCCGTGCGTAAGGTGACGCCAGCGCTGATGAATGACTTCGTTTCGTTGCAGAAGGACGTCGGCCTCATCTCGGCGCTCGGTGCCGTTGACGCGATCCGTGCCGCGCAGATCGAGGTCGCGTCCGCCTATAACTTCACGCCGTATGTGCTCGCAGGTGTGCTGTTTGTCCTGCTCTCGCTGCCGTTCATTCGGTTGACAGACTGGGTGACGGCGCGGGCGCAGAAACGCGAGCAGATCGGGGGAGTCGTATGA
- a CDS encoding ABC transporter substrate-binding protein, with translation MSRTSRLAAAVAVGAAALLALTSCAGGTDAAASDTVTAGKLTIATGEPAYEPWVLGDDPESGEGFEAAVAYAVADELGYAKDDVVWVRTTFDAAIAPGPKDFDLNLQQFSVSEDRAKAVDFSSPYYVTTQAVVAAGGTDAAKATSIADLKDAVIGVASGTTSLTVAEDVIAPTQKLQVFNNVDDTVAALKNGTIDALVTDLPGAYYVRDAQLDDGVIVGQLESEAGGDEFAIVLPKDSALTADVTKAVDTLRENGELDKLTEKWIADQGAPVLK, from the coding sequence ATGTCCCGCACATCTCGCCTCGCCGCAGCGGTCGCTGTCGGCGCCGCCGCACTCCTCGCGCTCACCAGCTGCGCTGGCGGCACGGACGCCGCAGCGTCTGACACCGTGACGGCGGGCAAGCTCACCATTGCGACGGGCGAGCCAGCCTATGAGCCGTGGGTGCTCGGCGATGACCCCGAGAGCGGGGAGGGCTTCGAGGCCGCCGTCGCCTATGCGGTCGCTGACGAGCTCGGCTACGCCAAGGACGACGTCGTCTGGGTACGGACCACGTTCGACGCCGCGATCGCACCGGGGCCCAAGGACTTCGATCTCAATCTGCAGCAGTTCTCGGTGAGCGAGGATCGCGCGAAGGCTGTGGACTTCTCCTCGCCCTACTACGTGACAACGCAGGCCGTTGTGGCAGCTGGCGGCACCGACGCCGCGAAGGCCACGAGTATCGCCGATCTCAAGGACGCCGTCATCGGCGTCGCTTCAGGCACCACGTCGCTCACCGTCGCAGAAGACGTAATCGCGCCGACGCAAAAGCTCCAGGTCTTCAACAACGTCGATGACACGGTTGCCGCACTCAAGAACGGTACGATCGACGCGCTCGTCACTGACCTGCCTGGCGCGTACTACGTCCGAGACGCGCAGCTTGACGACGGTGTGATCGTCGGCCAGCTCGAGTCTGAGGCCGGTGGCGATGAGTTCGCGATCGTGCTGCCCAAGGATTCTGCCCTCACCGCGGATGTCACGAAGGCCGTTGACACGCTTCGCGAGAACGGTGAGCTCGACAAGCTCACCGAGAAGTGGATCGCGGATCAGGGCGCTCCGGTTCTGAAGTAA
- a CDS encoding amidohydrolase family protein, with the protein MSSTAAIVVYSAPLVFPVTSPRIVDGAVAVQGDRILHVGDRRWVREALDARGVEYREERWEGVIAPGLVNAHTHLQYTHMAEIAERRYTGFDHWGDAFDVVYERGNHNWAAAAAAGAAMSLAAGVTAAADVITDREALSALHDAGMHGIAYWEVYGKSNQDWDEAAREEVRQQIRSIPTPPGAGVSPHAPYSLEVQPLLELPDIVREEGLRLHIHLAEAHMEREFDGIDGYAGPAGHGEWPELAADSFRALRSHGIGVSSTQFVDHLGVLGPDCHIAHGVYVSAADRALLRARGTSVALCPRSNEVIGLDMPPVAAYLREGNQIAVGTDSLSSSPSLDLLADVAALYRVAREQGYRGDDLHQRLFGAATLGGAAALGLHVGKRRIGQLGVGALADLAFFATDSTDPDVALAELVEDGAGRARRTIVAGIERFASDGEPRIE; encoded by the coding sequence GTGAGTAGTACAGCCGCGATTGTCGTTTACAGCGCCCCCCTCGTCTTTCCCGTCACCAGTCCTCGGATCGTCGACGGTGCGGTTGCCGTGCAGGGCGATCGCATCCTGCACGTTGGAGATCGCCGCTGGGTGCGCGAGGCGCTGGACGCACGCGGTGTCGAGTACCGCGAGGAACGCTGGGAGGGCGTGATCGCCCCGGGCCTCGTGAACGCCCACACCCACCTGCAGTACACCCACATGGCCGAGATCGCGGAACGCAGGTACACGGGCTTCGATCACTGGGGCGATGCATTCGATGTCGTCTACGAGCGCGGCAACCACAACTGGGCTGCGGCGGCAGCGGCGGGGGCGGCGATGAGCCTCGCAGCAGGTGTCACGGCCGCCGCAGATGTCATCACCGACCGGGAAGCGTTGAGCGCGCTGCACGATGCGGGAATGCACGGAATCGCCTACTGGGAGGTCTACGGCAAGAGCAACCAGGATTGGGATGAGGCCGCGCGCGAGGAAGTGCGCCAACAGATCAGGAGCATTCCTACGCCGCCAGGCGCAGGGGTGTCACCGCACGCTCCCTACTCGCTTGAGGTCCAGCCGCTGCTCGAGCTCCCCGATATCGTGCGCGAGGAAGGGCTGCGGCTCCACATTCACCTCGCGGAGGCGCACATGGAGCGCGAGTTCGACGGGATCGACGGCTACGCAGGGCCGGCGGGCCACGGGGAGTGGCCCGAGCTCGCCGCCGATAGCTTCCGTGCGCTCCGCTCGCACGGCATCGGCGTCTCGTCGACGCAGTTCGTCGATCACCTCGGCGTGCTCGGCCCAGACTGCCATATTGCCCACGGGGTCTATGTCAGCGCTGCGGATCGCGCACTGCTGCGCGCACGCGGCACGAGTGTTGCGCTCTGCCCGCGCTCGAACGAGGTCATCGGCCTCGATATGCCGCCTGTCGCAGCGTACCTGCGCGAGGGCAACCAGATTGCGGTCGGCACCGACTCGCTGTCGTCGTCGCCCTCGCTCGATCTGCTCGCTGACGTCGCTGCGCTCTACCGCGTCGCGCGCGAGCAGGGATATCGCGGCGATGATCTGCACCAGCGTCTGTTCGGCGCAGCCACGCTCGGAGGCGCCGCGGCGCTGGGTCTGCACGTTGGCAAGCGCCGGATCGGGCAGCTCGGAGTGGGCGCGCTCGCGGATCTTGCATTCTTCGCGACAGACTCGACGGACCCCGATGTGGCCCTCGCTGAACTTGTCGAAGACGGCGCCGGGCGGGCTCGGCGCACGATCGTCGCGGGTATCGAACGCTTCGCCTCCGACGGCGAGCCCCGGATCGAGTGA
- a CDS encoding adenosylhomocysteinase: MYKSLRHAIVAGAGIAMILTLASCSAPPPPEPEVLTASQAGGAYLDAVCPVNAAWDQADAELERLRIAALRGPANESGVTDALAKVASASSRAAAQLDPKETTWPKPARAAVADVRRTLLDDREQALKLVKLDATALVDYSWKGATRPLPLRLPRALPSHSRATQMSRAPNGPRCARRTLLPKKAKSWPRSPRTWTRSQLPLPRNQRTEPLTEHTDGPRLLAVERALRAAARAGNRMLAGGIASLDVTDSASSAALRSSLTRMGVRIVDGRDPRVEFAFGDTVVDGPEAVIRASRTEAPRSGADVPGAQLRADPLPRVSVGLDGTIDSPRGSDAAAKIAWAARGMPTTATLAAALRTATGAAVPRIAVSLVLEPKTAAFTLALAEAGCAVALFSAVSETDPEVAAALAATGKVAVFAPLAPVSGNGVARAMDAAHAAAVLDWAPELLIDDGSHLVRLAHSERQLALTTLRAAAEETTSGVRPLHEMAATGELRIPVIAVNDARTKTGFDNLIGTGQSCVFAVADVWDAATADYRGIAGTHWAVLGYGPVGQGVARFAAALGAEITVVEQDPVRALAALHDGFGANTSAAALPQADVVVSATGVWHTLDVEGFALLRPGAVVAVAGGIDDELALEALAAAGWSVTEIAPASLSGGRRIRTRPPARSAPVSGGPRLGRSCSPRGRRELFGGGGEPHRSDGPFFCDAARCAPAAADGGIAARRAHPV; encoded by the coding sequence GTGTACAAGTCGTTACGGCACGCCATCGTCGCGGGGGCCGGGATCGCGATGATCCTCACCCTCGCCTCCTGCAGTGCCCCGCCGCCCCCCGAACCCGAGGTGCTCACCGCGAGCCAGGCTGGAGGCGCGTACCTCGATGCGGTGTGCCCGGTGAATGCGGCGTGGGATCAGGCCGACGCCGAGCTTGAGCGGTTGCGCATTGCGGCCCTGCGCGGTCCAGCAAACGAGAGCGGTGTCACCGATGCTCTTGCAAAGGTCGCGAGCGCGAGCTCGCGTGCAGCGGCACAACTTGATCCCAAAGAAACGACGTGGCCAAAGCCGGCGCGAGCCGCTGTCGCCGACGTGCGGCGGACGCTGCTCGATGATCGTGAGCAGGCGCTCAAGCTCGTGAAACTCGATGCCACCGCACTGGTCGACTACTCCTGGAAGGGGGCGACGAGACCGCTGCCGCTGCGGCTGCCGCGCGCACTGCCCTCGCACTCCCGAGCGACCCAGATGTCGCGTGCGCCCAATGGGCCGCGTTGCGCGCGGAGGACGCTGCTACCGAAGAAGGCAAAGAGCTGGCCACGGTCACCCCGGACGTGGACGAGAAGCCAACTCCCGCTCCCACGAAATCAAAGGACTGAGCCGTTGACTGAGCACACCGATGGACCCCGACTGCTTGCTGTTGAACGCGCGCTCCGTGCTGCAGCCCGTGCGGGGAACCGAATGCTCGCCGGCGGCATCGCGAGTCTCGACGTCACAGACTCCGCATCGAGCGCAGCGCTCCGATCCTCCCTGACACGGATGGGCGTCCGGATCGTCGACGGCAGGGATCCACGGGTCGAGTTCGCGTTCGGCGACACCGTGGTGGACGGCCCCGAGGCGGTGATCCGCGCATCGCGCACGGAGGCGCCCAGGAGCGGTGCGGACGTCCCGGGCGCCCAGCTGCGCGCCGATCCACTCCCACGTGTCTCCGTCGGCCTCGACGGTACAATCGACTCACCTCGCGGGAGTGACGCCGCTGCAAAAATCGCGTGGGCGGCACGCGGCATGCCCACCACTGCCACCCTCGCTGCCGCGCTACGAACTGCCACAGGTGCCGCGGTGCCGCGGATTGCGGTGAGTCTCGTGCTCGAACCGAAAACCGCGGCGTTCACCCTTGCCCTCGCCGAGGCTGGCTGTGCGGTTGCGCTGTTTAGCGCGGTCAGTGAAACCGACCCTGAGGTGGCGGCTGCGCTCGCCGCCACCGGCAAGGTCGCCGTGTTTGCCCCGCTCGCGCCCGTGTCCGGGAACGGCGTCGCTCGGGCAATGGACGCCGCACATGCTGCCGCGGTGCTCGATTGGGCTCCTGAGCTGCTCATCGATGATGGGTCGCACCTCGTGCGCCTCGCGCACTCGGAGCGCCAGCTCGCACTGACGACGCTGAGGGCGGCCGCAGAGGAGACCACGAGCGGTGTGCGACCGCTCCACGAGATGGCCGCCACAGGCGAACTCAGGATCCCGGTGATTGCGGTGAATGATGCGCGCACGAAAACAGGCTTTGACAATCTGATCGGCACAGGACAATCCTGCGTGTTTGCGGTCGCGGACGTGTGGGACGCAGCGACTGCTGACTATCGCGGCATCGCGGGGACCCACTGGGCCGTGCTCGGCTACGGCCCCGTTGGCCAGGGTGTTGCGCGGTTCGCTGCTGCGCTGGGCGCGGAGATTACCGTGGTCGAGCAGGATCCGGTGCGCGCGCTTGCCGCACTGCACGACGGGTTCGGTGCGAACACTTCTGCTGCAGCGCTGCCGCAGGCGGACGTCGTGGTGAGTGCGACTGGTGTGTGGCACACGCTCGATGTCGAGGGGTTCGCGCTGCTGCGGCCCGGTGCGGTGGTGGCGGTGGCCGGAGGAATCGACGACGAGCTTGCGCTCGAAGCGCTTGCCGCTGCCGGCTGGTCGGTGACTGAGATCGCCCCCGCGTCGCTGAGTGGCGGGCGCCGGATTCGCACGAGACCCCCAGCGCGCAGCGCGCCGGTGTCGGGCGGCCCCCGGCTGGGCCGCTCGTGCTCGCCGAGGGGGCGGCGTGAACTATTCGGCGGGGGAGGGGAACCCCATCGAAGTGATGGACCTTTCTTTTGCGACGCAGCTCGCTGCGCTCCTGCGGCTGCTGACGGAGGAATTGCCGCCAGGCGTGCACACCCTGTCTGA
- a CDS encoding GNAT family N-acetyltransferase, whose amino-acid sequence MARYTSEAEAAADGFSIVHEPEQHRFAVYRRNGDIERLVGEAHYSLTEATAGIAGSIDFDHTVVRPEYRGTGVSGLLAHRAVTDDVVRDRRVLASCWFIEGYLARHPELLTDR is encoded by the coding sequence ATGGCGAGATACACGAGTGAAGCCGAGGCAGCGGCTGACGGATTCAGCATTGTGCACGAGCCGGAGCAGCACCGCTTCGCTGTGTACCGCCGCAATGGTGACATTGAGCGACTGGTTGGCGAAGCGCACTATTCCCTTACGGAGGCAACTGCTGGGATCGCCGGCAGCATTGATTTCGACCACACCGTGGTGCGGCCAGAGTACCGTGGCACGGGTGTGTCTGGCCTCCTCGCGCACCGTGCCGTGACTGACGACGTCGTGCGCGATCGCCGCGTGCTCGCGTCGTGCTGGTTCATCGAGGGGTATCTGGCGCGGCACCCCGAACTGCTCACAGATCGATAG
- a CDS encoding ABC transporter permease → MTSHALTDTRVLTGRSLRHILRSPDTIITTAVTPIALMLLFVFVLGGAINTGTDTSYVNYLLPGILLITIASGVAYTAYRLFLDLQGGIFERFQSMPISRSSILWAHVLTSLAANLVSVAIVIGVAVLLGFRSGASPLAWLLVIGILVLFTLALTWLAVIAGLAAKTVDGASAFSYPLIFLPFISSAFVPTASMPGPVAWFAEHQPVTSIVNTIRALFEGTPVGGEIWVALAWLVGILAVAYVAAGAMYRRRIR, encoded by the coding sequence ATGACCTCCCATGCACTGACCGACACACGGGTGTTGACGGGGCGCTCACTTCGCCACATCCTCCGGAGTCCTGACACCATCATCACGACTGCCGTGACCCCCATCGCGCTCATGCTGCTCTTTGTCTTCGTGCTCGGCGGTGCGATCAACACCGGCACGGACACGTCCTACGTGAACTACCTGCTGCCGGGTATCCTGCTGATCACGATCGCCTCTGGGGTCGCGTACACGGCCTATCGTCTATTCCTTGATCTGCAGGGAGGGATCTTCGAACGGTTCCAATCCATGCCGATTTCCCGCTCCAGTATCCTCTGGGCACACGTGCTCACCTCTCTGGCCGCAAATCTGGTGTCCGTTGCCATTGTGATCGGGGTCGCCGTACTGCTCGGGTTCCGCTCCGGCGCCTCGCCACTCGCGTGGCTCTTGGTGATCGGGATCTTGGTGTTGTTCACTCTCGCACTCACGTGGTTGGCGGTCATCGCGGGCCTTGCAGCGAAGACGGTCGACGGCGCAAGCGCGTTCAGCTACCCACTGATCTTCCTGCCGTTCATCAGCTCGGCGTTCGTGCCGACGGCGTCGATGCCGGGACCTGTGGCCTGGTTCGCGGAGCACCAGCCGGTGACATCGATCGTGAATACGATCCGTGCGCTGTTCGAAGGCACACCAGTTGGCGGCGAAATCTGGGTCGCGCTCGCATGGCTCGTCGGCATTCTCGCCGTGGCCTACGTCGCTGCGGGAGCCATGTATCGCAGACGCATCCGGTAG
- a CDS encoding ABC transporter ATP-binding protein, whose protein sequence is MTAAAPAALAIQVDGLTKSFGELAVLRGVDLSVRAGSICALLGSNGAGKTTLVRILATLLRADSGSAMVHGWDVQAGAADVRRAISLTGQFAAVDEVLTGRENLVLVARLRHLKQPGVIADQLLARFALTDAGGRRAGTYSGGMRRRLDIAMSLIGDPPVVFLDEPTTGLDPQARAEVWQIVSELASGGTTVLLTTQYLEEAERLATQIAILHEGRIIQQGTLAELTQLLPAATVEYVEKRPSLEDIFLALVGNTGKEDR, encoded by the coding sequence ATGACCGCCGCCGCACCCGCCGCACTCGCGATTCAGGTGGACGGACTCACAAAGTCGTTCGGTGAGCTCGCCGTGCTCCGCGGCGTCGATTTGAGCGTGCGTGCGGGCAGTATTTGCGCGTTGCTCGGCTCGAACGGAGCTGGCAAAACCACTCTGGTGAGGATCCTCGCCACACTGCTGCGAGCTGACTCCGGCTCGGCGATGGTGCATGGGTGGGATGTCCAAGCCGGCGCGGCTGACGTGCGACGCGCAATCAGCCTCACTGGGCAGTTCGCCGCGGTCGACGAGGTGCTCACCGGGCGCGAGAACCTGGTGCTGGTCGCCAGGTTGCGTCATCTGAAGCAGCCAGGGGTGATCGCGGATCAGCTGCTCGCTCGCTTTGCACTCACTGATGCTGGGGGACGTCGCGCAGGAACATACTCCGGTGGCATGCGCCGCAGACTAGACATTGCGATGAGCCTCATTGGGGACCCACCGGTCGTCTTCCTCGATGAACCCACCACCGGCCTTGACCCGCAGGCACGCGCCGAAGTGTGGCAGATCGTGTCCGAACTCGCGTCTGGTGGCACGACAGTGCTGCTCACCACGCAGTACCTCGAAGAGGCAGAGCGCCTCGCCACCCAGATCGCGATCCTGCACGAGGGCAGGATCATCCAGCAGGGCACCCTCGCGGAGCTGACTCAGCTCCTGCCTGCGGCGACCGTGGAATACGTCGAGAAACGACCGTCGCTGGAGGACATCTTCCTCGCCCTCGTCGGCAATACGGGAAAGGAAGACCGATGA
- a CDS encoding DUF1048 domain-containing protein — protein sequence MAAQWIEALTGSLSQKKQYKSDMARVEALPEPYRATVKALHRYFNYYAGISDGDTLIRMIGDHVDLWERAAVDGTPVHDILGEDPVEFAESFSRAYMGKEWIDRERARLTRAIETAIAEAGGGDAS from the coding sequence ATGGCCGCACAATGGATCGAAGCCCTGACCGGCTCGCTCTCGCAGAAGAAGCAGTACAAGTCCGATATGGCGCGCGTTGAAGCGCTGCCCGAGCCTTACCGTGCCACCGTGAAAGCGCTGCACCGGTACTTCAACTATTACGCCGGAATCTCCGACGGAGACACGCTTATCCGTATGATCGGCGACCATGTCGATCTCTGGGAGCGTGCTGCGGTCGACGGTACCCCGGTGCACGACATCCTGGGCGAAGACCCCGTCGAATTCGCCGAGTCATTCAGTCGCGCATACATGGGCAAAGAGTGGATCGACAGAGAGCGGGCTCGTCTCACTCGCGCCATCGAGACCGCCATTGCCGAGGCTGGGGGAGGCGACGCATCATGA